Proteins co-encoded in one Erinaceus europaeus chromosome 2, mEriEur2.1, whole genome shotgun sequence genomic window:
- the LOC103120847 gene encoding napsin-A-like isoform X1, with the protein MSPLPPLLLLLLSLEPLGAALIRIPLRRAQGAPNPLREWGQPGEPPRMGAPSPGDKLISVPLSNYINVQYYGDIGLGTPPQIFSVVFDTGSSNLWVPSRRCHFFSLPCWFHHRFNPKASSSFKPNGTKFAIQYGTGRLSGILSEDKLTIGGISGASVMFGEALWEPSLVFTFAKFDGILGLGFPILAVGGVRPPLDALVDQGLLDKPVFSFYLNRDPEAASGGELVLGGVDPAHYVPPLTFLPVTLPAYWQISMERVTAGPGLTFCPHGCAAILDTGTSLITGPSEDIRALNRALGGIPLLAGEYLIECSSVPKLPTVSFLLGGTWFNLTAQDYVIQIVRGGVRLCVSGFLALDVPPPAGPLWILGDVFLGAYVAVFDRGDPRGGARVGLARARARGAGGGSAQAQFPGGRPG; encoded by the exons gatCCCTCTTCGCCGGGCACAAGGAGCCCCGAACCCACTGCGGGAATGGGGGCAGCCAGGAGAGCCCCCCAGGATGGGGGCTCCATCCCCTGGGGACAAGCTCATCTCGGTGCCTCTCTCCAACTACATCAAC GTCCAGTACTATGGGGACATTGGGCTGGGGACGCCCCCACAGATCTTCTCTGTCGTCTTTGACACGGGCTCCTCCAATCTCTGGGTGCCGTCCAGGAGATGCCATTTCTTCAGCCTGCCCTGCT GGTTCCACCACCGCTTCAACCCCAAAGCTTCCAGCTCCTTCAAGCCCAATGGAACCAAGTTTGCCATTCAGTACGGGACCGGGAGGCTGAGTGGCATCCTGAGTGAGGACAAGCTGACA ATCGGAGGAATCTCCGGAGCATCTGTGATGTTCGGGGAGGCTCTGTGGGAGCCCAGCCTGGTCTTCACTTTTGCCAAATTTGATGGAATATTGGGCCTCGGTTTCCCCATTCTGGCCGTGGGAGGAGTCCGGCCCCCGCTGGATGCCCTGGTGGATCAGGGACTCCTGGACAagcctgtcttctctttctaccTCAACAG GGACCCCGAGGCAGCCAGCGGAGGGGAGCTGGTTCTGGGAGGCGTGGACCCCGCGCACTACGTCCCCCCACTCACCTTCCTGCCGGTCACCTTGCCTGCCTACTGGCAGATCTCCATGGAGCG GGTGACGGCGGGCCCGGGGCTGACCTTCTGCCCCCACGGCTGCGCTGCCATCCTGGACACAGGCACATCCCTCATCACAGGGCCCAGCGAGGACATCCGGGCTCTCAACAGAGCCCTTGGGGGCATCCCCCTGCTGGCTGGAGAG tacCTCATTGAGTGCTCCTCAGTCCCCAAACTCCCCACCGTCTCCTTCCTCCTGGGGGGGACCTGGTTTAACCTCACAGCCCAAGACTACGTCATCCAG ATTGTTCGCGGTGGCGTCCGCCTCTGCGTGTCCGGCTTCTTGGCTCTGGACGTGCCCCCGCCGGCAGGGCCCCTCTGGATCCTCGGGGACGTCTTCCTGGGCGCCTACGTCGCTGTCTTCGACCGCGGGGACCCCAGGGGCGGCGCCCGCGTGGGCCTGGCGCGCGCTCGAgctcggggggcggggggcggctcCGCGCAGGCGCAGTTCCCCGGGGGGCGGCCGGGCTAG
- the LOC103120847 gene encoding napsin-A-like isoform X2 encodes MSPLPPLLLLLLSLEPLGAALIRIPLRRAQGAPNPLREWGQPGEPPRMGAPSPGDKLISVPLSNYINIGGISGASVMFGEALWEPSLVFTFAKFDGILGLGFPILAVGGVRPPLDALVDQGLLDKPVFSFYLNRDPEAASGGELVLGGVDPAHYVPPLTFLPVTLPAYWQISMERVTAGPGLTFCPHGCAAILDTGTSLITGPSEDIRALNRALGGIPLLAGEYLIECSSVPKLPTVSFLLGGTWFNLTAQDYVIQIVRGGVRLCVSGFLALDVPPPAGPLWILGDVFLGAYVAVFDRGDPRGGARVGLARARARGAGGGSAQAQFPGGRPG; translated from the exons gatCCCTCTTCGCCGGGCACAAGGAGCCCCGAACCCACTGCGGGAATGGGGGCAGCCAGGAGAGCCCCCCAGGATGGGGGCTCCATCCCCTGGGGACAAGCTCATCTCGGTGCCTCTCTCCAACTACATCAAC ATCGGAGGAATCTCCGGAGCATCTGTGATGTTCGGGGAGGCTCTGTGGGAGCCCAGCCTGGTCTTCACTTTTGCCAAATTTGATGGAATATTGGGCCTCGGTTTCCCCATTCTGGCCGTGGGAGGAGTCCGGCCCCCGCTGGATGCCCTGGTGGATCAGGGACTCCTGGACAagcctgtcttctctttctaccTCAACAG GGACCCCGAGGCAGCCAGCGGAGGGGAGCTGGTTCTGGGAGGCGTGGACCCCGCGCACTACGTCCCCCCACTCACCTTCCTGCCGGTCACCTTGCCTGCCTACTGGCAGATCTCCATGGAGCG GGTGACGGCGGGCCCGGGGCTGACCTTCTGCCCCCACGGCTGCGCTGCCATCCTGGACACAGGCACATCCCTCATCACAGGGCCCAGCGAGGACATCCGGGCTCTCAACAGAGCCCTTGGGGGCATCCCCCTGCTGGCTGGAGAG tacCTCATTGAGTGCTCCTCAGTCCCCAAACTCCCCACCGTCTCCTTCCTCCTGGGGGGGACCTGGTTTAACCTCACAGCCCAAGACTACGTCATCCAG ATTGTTCGCGGTGGCGTCCGCCTCTGCGTGTCCGGCTTCTTGGCTCTGGACGTGCCCCCGCCGGCAGGGCCCCTCTGGATCCTCGGGGACGTCTTCCTGGGCGCCTACGTCGCTGTCTTCGACCGCGGGGACCCCAGGGGCGGCGCCCGCGTGGGCCTGGCGCGCGCTCGAgctcggggggcggggggcggctcCGCGCAGGCGCAGTTCCCCGGGGGGCGGCCGGGCTAG